A genome region from Chlorobaculum tepidum TLS includes the following:
- a CDS encoding NFACT RNA binding domain-containing protein, producing the protein MLRNYFTLYHAAAELHDRLADGYLFEIHSQQKNELTLAFVTQEGEHLQLIVTVRSPHFSLYTREGLNRKNRNTASIMTKVYERQVTGVAISPADRQISLALDDGHALVLRMFSAETNMLLVRDGVIVDAFKDARKLENTPFGETTAGTPYFRALEQLASDPALFRRKLEEGDSTVPLDRRLLAMLPGFDHKLVRRLLAITESDATEQLYSAFVAIFYDLASPTPCVIENPGEPPAFSLFPPAPEGEATTFESVIDALNHYSRKMYRHLHLRERAVAMRRELTAKIGKLEKELAANAGHDPEEISQRNERYGHLLTGAIGAIEPLDAAVTVPNLFAPGSPDVTIPLKRGLNLQENAAWYFTQAKKNRKKAAALKLRRAELRAELDHLRQKLATLDEAESTDRLQQALETSSSSGRRASGNSKNKKEKMPPFKTIPISDKITLYIGRNSANNEKLTFGFAKPDDLWLHARGASGSHCVLKGATMRHTSEIQRAAEIAAWHSSAKHSELVPVICTQKKYLKKDHKTPGNVIIEREQVLMVKPLRE; encoded by the coding sequence GATGGCTACCTCTTCGAAATCCATTCGCAGCAGAAAAACGAACTCACGCTCGCCTTCGTCACGCAGGAGGGCGAGCATCTGCAACTCATTGTCACCGTGCGCTCGCCGCACTTCTCGCTCTACACTCGCGAGGGACTAAACCGCAAGAATCGCAACACGGCGAGCATCATGACCAAGGTCTATGAACGGCAGGTCACCGGCGTGGCGATCTCGCCCGCCGACCGGCAGATCAGCTTAGCTCTCGACGACGGCCACGCGCTCGTGCTACGAATGTTCAGCGCCGAAACCAACATGCTGCTCGTGCGCGACGGCGTAATCGTCGATGCCTTCAAGGATGCTCGCAAACTCGAAAATACGCCGTTCGGGGAGACGACTGCCGGCACGCCATATTTCCGGGCGCTGGAGCAGCTCGCCTCCGACCCGGCACTGTTCCGACGGAAGCTTGAAGAGGGCGACAGCACGGTGCCACTCGACCGGCGACTGCTCGCGATGCTACCAGGCTTCGACCACAAGCTCGTCCGGCGGCTCCTCGCGATAACCGAAAGCGATGCGACTGAACAGCTCTACTCGGCGTTCGTCGCCATCTTCTACGACCTCGCCTCCCCGACCCCGTGCGTCATCGAAAATCCCGGCGAGCCACCTGCCTTCTCGCTCTTCCCGCCAGCACCGGAGGGCGAGGCGACGACCTTCGAGAGCGTCATCGACGCGCTGAACCACTACAGCCGTAAGATGTACCGCCACCTTCACTTGCGGGAACGAGCCGTGGCGATGCGCCGGGAGCTGACGGCGAAAATCGGCAAGCTTGAAAAGGAACTCGCAGCGAATGCCGGACACGATCCGGAGGAGATTTCGCAGCGCAACGAACGATACGGCCACCTGCTCACTGGAGCCATCGGCGCAATCGAGCCATTGGACGCCGCGGTGACGGTGCCGAACCTCTTCGCCCCCGGCTCTCCCGACGTGACGATTCCCCTCAAACGCGGTCTCAACCTCCAGGAAAACGCCGCGTGGTACTTTACGCAGGCGAAGAAAAACCGCAAAAAAGCCGCGGCGCTAAAGCTCCGCCGCGCCGAACTCCGCGCAGAACTCGACCATCTCCGCCAGAAACTCGCCACACTCGACGAAGCCGAGTCCACTGATCGCTTGCAGCAGGCACTCGAAACCAGCTCGTCCTCCGGCAGACGAGCATCAGGCAACAGCAAAAACAAAAAGGAGAAAATGCCACCGTTCAAGACGATACCGATCAGCGACAAAATCACCCTCTACATCGGCAGAAATTCCGCGAACAACGAGAAACTCACCTTCGGCTTCGCCAAACCCGACGACCTCTGGCTTCACGCCAGAGGCGCGTCAGGCTCGCACTGCGTGCTCAAAGGCGCGACCATGCGCCACACATCAGAAATTCAACGCGCCGCCGAAATCGCCGCGTGGCATTCATCGGCAAAGCACTCCGAACTGGTACCGGTCATCTGCACCCAGAAGAAATACCTCAAAAAAGACCATAAAACCCCCGGCAACGTCATCATCGAGCGGGAGCAGGTGCTCATGGTCAAGCCGTTAAGAGAATGA
- a CDS encoding DUF1634 domain-containing protein has translation MNAHHKPEMNDLRMTGIIGNLLRFGVLLAASIVLVGGILFLVHHGGELPEYHIFRGSSSPLRTVPGVIHGLMAFQKRAIIQLGLLLLILTPVVNVLFTIFAFWVEKDKLYVGVASLVFMFLLFSLVGGKF, from the coding sequence ATGAACGCACACCACAAACCTGAAATGAACGACCTTCGCATGACGGGCATTATCGGCAATCTTCTGCGTTTCGGCGTGCTGCTTGCCGCGTCGATCGTCCTGGTCGGCGGCATTCTTTTCCTCGTCCACCACGGCGGCGAGCTGCCGGAATATCATATTTTTCGCGGCTCTTCGTCGCCATTGCGCACCGTGCCGGGAGTCATTCACGGCCTGATGGCTTTCCAGAAGCGAGCCATCATACAGCTCGGCTTGCTCCTGCTCATCCTGACGCCGGTTGTGAACGTGCTGTTTACCATTTTCGCTTTCTGGGTGGAAAAGGACAAGCTCTATGTGGGCGTTGCGTCGCTTGTGTTCATGTTCCTGCTTTTCAGCCTCGTCGGCGGCAAGTTCTGA
- a CDS encoding acyl-CoA thioesterase, with product METYKLVMPEHLNHYGFLFGGNLLKWIDEVSYIAVTLDYPGCNFVTVGMDNIKFKKSIRQGTILCFESKKNHIGTTSVEYTVDVTREEISTGSRELVFTTRITFVSVDENGRKKAISA from the coding sequence ATGGAAACATACAAGCTCGTGATGCCGGAGCACCTCAACCATTACGGTTTCCTGTTCGGCGGCAATCTGCTCAAATGGATTGACGAGGTCAGCTACATCGCCGTGACGCTCGACTATCCCGGCTGCAACTTCGTCACGGTCGGCATGGACAACATCAAGTTCAAAAAAAGCATCCGGCAGGGTACCATTCTCTGCTTCGAGTCGAAGAAGAACCATATCGGCACCACCTCGGTGGAATATACCGTGGATGTGACCAGAGAGGAGATCAGCACCGGTAGCAGAGAGCTGGTGTTCACCACCCGGATAACCTTTGTCAGCGTCGATGAAAATGGCAGGAAAAAAGCGATTTCGGCTTGA
- a CDS encoding sulfite exporter TauE/SafE family protein, translated as MNNLELSLIVGVGALFAGMLGSLTGLGGGVVIVPLLTLGLGIDLRYAVGTSLVAVIATSSGAAAAYVKEGFSNIRIGLFLEVATTVGALVGAFLAGMLATNIIAIIFGLVLLYSAYLSTKAKEDHSDDVNPDPLAIKFKLNSSYPTEEGVKHYSVHNVGAGFGLMWLAGILSGLLGIGSGAVKVLAMDHAMRLPFKVSATTSNFMIGVTAAASAGVYFQRGYINAGLTFPVMLGILAGSFIGAKLLMVAKTKWLRLIFGVVIFALGLEMIFNGITGRI; from the coding sequence ATGAATAATCTCGAATTGTCACTGATTGTTGGCGTCGGGGCCCTGTTCGCAGGAATGCTCGGCTCGCTGACAGGACTCGGCGGCGGAGTAGTTATCGTGCCGTTGCTCACACTCGGACTCGGCATCGATCTGCGCTATGCTGTCGGAACTTCGCTGGTCGCTGTCATCGCGACGTCATCTGGCGCTGCTGCAGCCTATGTCAAGGAGGGTTTTTCGAATATTCGCATCGGCTTGTTCCTCGAAGTGGCCACCACCGTCGGCGCCCTTGTCGGCGCATTTCTTGCCGGTATGCTTGCGACCAATATCATCGCTATCATTTTCGGTCTCGTGCTGCTCTATTCGGCATACCTGTCAACCAAGGCTAAAGAGGATCACTCCGATGATGTCAACCCCGATCCGCTGGCGATAAAGTTCAAACTCAACAGCAGCTATCCCACCGAAGAAGGCGTCAAGCACTACAGCGTACACAACGTCGGTGCAGGCTTCGGCCTGATGTGGCTTGCGGGCATTCTCTCCGGTCTGCTTGGCATCGGCTCGGGCGCGGTCAAGGTGCTCGCGATGGATCACGCCATGCGTCTGCCGTTCAAGGTTTCGGCCACAACCAGCAACTTCATGATCGGCGTGACCGCTGCCGCCAGCGCCGGCGTCTATTTTCAGCGCGGCTATATCAATGCGGGGCTGACTTTTCCAGTCATGCTTGGTATTCTTGCCGGTTCGTTTATCGGTGCAAAGCTTTTGATGGTCGCCAAAACGAAGTGGCTGCGGCTGATTTTCGGTGTGGTGATTTTTGCGCTCGGTCTCGAGATGATTTTCAACGGCATAACCGGGAGGATCTGA